GTCTAAAATAAAGAATTCAACTAATGAGTTAATGTTAACACTTTTTGGGATTATATATATTCCTTTATTTAGTTCATATATGGTATCGATAAGAGAAGGGTTAGAAAGCGGAAGAATAATTTTACTTTATTCATTCTTTAGTATTTGGGCTGCAGACATTTTTGCTTACATTGTTGGAATGCTTATAGGTGGTAAAATATTCAAAAAGAAATTATCAGAAAAAATAAGTCCTAAAAAGTCAATTGAAGGATTTATTGGTGGAATTTTAGGAGTATTCTTTGTTGGTTTATTTTTTGAACATATTTATAACTTTTTAGTAAATATTCTATCTTATTTAAAAATATTAACTTATGTTGAAAAGATAGATTCTGTATTAATCTCAGAAAATATTGTAAAATTATTTATTTTATCAATATTAATAGCAATATTTTCAGTACTTGGAGATTTATTTGAATCTAAATTTAAAAGAGAATTTGGAGTAAAAGATAGTGGTACAATTTTAATGGGGCATGGAGGTTTTTTAGACAGATTTGACAGTGCTTTATTTGTTTTACCTATAGTTTATTATTTTGTTAAATACTTTATTTAGGAGTAAATAATGAGTGGAAATTTTATTGTAGAGGTATTTTTTAATGAAGATATAAATTTAGAAAATATTAGGTATAAAGAAATAGATGAATTTATACATGAAAAATGTAATATAGTAAAAAGAGATTATATTTTTGATGAAAATGTTACAATAGAACATTTTAATCCATTTAAATTAGCATCATATATTAAATATGAAGTTATATCTTTTGATAAGTTTATTAAAGCAGAACTAGAATCTTTTGACGAGATTAAGTTTACAAAATTTAGATCAAATGTGAGCAATCAAGAAACAGATAATATAAATATTTCTATAGATCAATTAAATGAAATAATTGAAAAAATAGATGAAATGTATTTTATTAGAAAAAATTTAAATAAATATACAAAACATATTGATAATTCTAAGAAAAATGATTTTTTAAAAGAATTAAAATTACTTTCAAGTTTAAAGTATGATTTAAAAAGAGCAACGTTTTCACTTAGAATAATTGATATAAAAAAAGAGATGTATAATATTGAAAAAATAATTAAAGAATATGTTTCTTTACTTGGATTAAATGTTGAACTAAATATTAATCATAATGATATTAAAATTGATAAAACAATGTTTGCTAAAATAAAAGAGCCTTTAATTGATGTATTACATAATTCAATATTAACTTTTTCTGAAGGAAAAAATAGAAATATTGATGAAGATAAAAGATTTATCTTAGAGCTTAACTTAAAACAAGAAAAATACAATTTGATTATTGAGATTGTAGAAAAAGGATGTAAAATTGATATAAATTCAATATATAATAATGCTTTAAAAGCAAATATCTTAAATGGACATGATAGATATACTGAAAAAGAAATATTAGCAACTGTTTTTAATAAAAACTATGTTAATGCATTAGAAGAATTAGATGATAAAGAAAAAATTATGAATTTTATTAAATTTAATAATACAGTAGAAGAATTAAATGGGAACATTTCTTTAGGTTATAAAGAGGATATTATAAGTTATGTAATAAACATACCATTTAAAATATTATTTATTTATGGTTTAGTTTTTGGTGAACATAATAAAACATATGTAATTAATACAGAATATGTCGTTGATTCTTTTGATTTTAATAAAGAAAATATTAGCAATATAAATGGTTATAACTATTATATGTATAAAAATAATAATATTGAATATATTAAATTACCGATTGAGAATGAAGATGTAGATCGTTTAGGACTTTTAGTTAAAACAAATAATAAGTATACAGTAATTGATGTAAATAAAAAACACTATTTTGAAGATATTTTCTTCAATAAAAATGAGAAATCAAAAATTTATATGGGAGAAGTACTTTTAAAATCAGTTAAAAAAGCAAAAATTTTAAATATAGAAAGTATAATAGAAATGTTGAAAGGTTAATATGGATATTAAGTTTATAAAGAGTAGTTTAGAGAAAATAAATGAAATAGAAAAAATCTTATTACAAATACAGACTCCAAGAGAAGAAGAATTTGTATATCTTACTAAAATAATTAATGAAGTTGAAAATAATATATATTTTATAGGAAATACAGAAGATATAGATATTGTTTCAACACTAAAAAAAATATTTGCATATATTGAAAGATATCCTTATCAATTTTTTATTTTCAAATATATTATATTTGAAACTTTATTAAATTTTGAGGCATTATACAACCTTTATTATGCTGGAGATCACAATAGGATTAGAGAAACTAAGGAAAAATTACAGTTAAATATTGAGAATTTAAGGAACGAATTTGAAAGTATAAATAAGAATAAAGATTATTATTATATAAACTTCACATTAGATAAAAAAGTTCCATATTTTTATCTTTCGAGACGTAATATATTAGCAAGATTAAGAGAATTTGGTAAAGCTTATAATTATATCCCAACATCTCTTGATGATGATAGATATTCATATTTTATTTTGGATTTTAAAATTGAAAAAGATATTGATGTTTTAGCAATGCTTGAAAATATTAAAAATGATGATGAAGGTATAGTTGACTTTAAATTAAATAAAATTGATAATGATAAAAATATATATAATATTAAGATATATATTGAGAGTTTACAAGATGACACTATATCAAAGATTTCAAATATTTTTGAAGAAAATGTTTTATTAGATATTATACCATATGAAAATATGTTAGATATTTATGTTTATGGAAAAAATCAACTTGAGATACTTGACAAAATTACTAATATTGATAATTCAGAAATATTTTTAGTTTTATCTAAAAATATTAATAACAGAGAAACTAAAGGAATTGCAATTAATGGAGTTAATAAAGAAAATGTTGATAAAATAAGGAAAGTAATTTCTGTAACATTATTGGATAAAAAAATTGTCGATATATTATATCATGAACCAATTGATTTTGTAGGTAAACAATTTTTAGAATATTTGAAAGAAAAATATAATATAGAAAACGGATTATACACAGTTTAGAAGCGTTTTCAAAATTGTATTTTAATAGTAACTATGATATAATAATAAAAAAAAAGAGGTAAATAATGAGAAATAATAATAGAAAAAATAATGAATTAAGGGAGATAAAAATAACAAAAGGATATATAACTTATCCTGAAGGTTCTGTTTTAATAGAGTTTGGAAATACTAAAGTTATTTGTAATGTAACTGTTGAAGAGAAAGTACCTCCTTTTCTAAAAAATTTAGGACAAGGTTGGGTTACAGCTGAATATTCTATGTTGCCAAGAGCAACAAATACAAGAAATAAAAGGGAATCAAGCGCTGGGAAATTAAGTGGTAGAACAATGGAGATACAAAGATTGATTGGAAGATCATTAAGGGCAGCGATAGATTTAAAAAAATTAGGTGAAAGAACTATAATGGTTGATTGTGATGTAATTCAAGCTGATGGTGGTACAAGAACAGCATCAATTACAGGAGGGTATTTAGCAATG
This is a stretch of genomic DNA from Streptobacillus canis. It encodes these proteins:
- a CDS encoding phosphatidate cytidylyltransferase yields the protein MLSRLLVIILAVPLLIYIFLSGEISFLAFNVVVIAIALHEFYTILKNKGNIVYYKTGILLGMFLPIFIYYREDISFFFRYMKILNKENISFDVGGYIVFSTLLIAIIQILSSKIKNSTNELMLTLFGIIYIPLFSSYMVSIREGLESGRIILLYSFFSIWAADIFAYIVGMLIGGKIFKKKLSEKISPKKSIEGFIGGILGVFFVGLFFEHIYNFLVNILSYLKILTYVEKIDSVLISENIVKLFILSILIAIFSVLGDLFESKFKREFGVKDSGTILMGHGGFLDRFDSALFVLPIVYYFVKYFI
- the rph gene encoding ribonuclease PH, which gives rise to MRNNNRKNNELREIKITKGYITYPEGSVLIEFGNTKVICNVTVEEKVPPFLKNLGQGWVTAEYSMLPRATNTRNKRESSAGKLSGRTMEIQRLIGRSLRAAIDLKKLGERTIMVDCDVIQADGGTRTASITGGYLAMEIAINKLISHGLLSENPIKAKVAAISVGKVSNELLLDLEYSEDSQAEVDMNIVMNSKGEFIEIQGTGEDATFTKQELDKFLELASLGFEKLFKL
- a CDS encoding ATP-binding protein, with product MSGNFIVEVFFNEDINLENIRYKEIDEFIHEKCNIVKRDYIFDENVTIEHFNPFKLASYIKYEVISFDKFIKAELESFDEIKFTKFRSNVSNQETDNINISIDQLNEIIEKIDEMYFIRKNLNKYTKHIDNSKKNDFLKELKLLSSLKYDLKRATFSLRIIDIKKEMYNIEKIIKEYVSLLGLNVELNINHNDIKIDKTMFAKIKEPLIDVLHNSILTFSEGKNRNIDEDKRFILELNLKQEKYNLIIEIVEKGCKIDINSIYNNALKANILNGHDRYTEKEILATVFNKNYVNALEELDDKEKIMNFIKFNNTVEELNGNISLGYKEDIISYVINIPFKILFIYGLVFGEHNKTYVINTEYVVDSFDFNKENISNINGYNYYMYKNNNIEYIKLPIENEDVDRLGLLVKTNNKYTVIDVNKKHYFEDIFFNKNEKSKIYMGEVLLKSVKKAKILNIESIIEMLKG
- a CDS encoding PALP domain-containing protein, which encodes MDIKFIKSSLEKINEIEKILLQIQTPREEEFVYLTKIINEVENNIYFIGNTEDIDIVSTLKKIFAYIERYPYQFFIFKYIIFETLLNFEALYNLYYAGDHNRIRETKEKLQLNIENLRNEFESINKNKDYYYINFTLDKKVPYFYLSRRNILARLREFGKAYNYIPTSLDDDRYSYFILDFKIEKDIDVLAMLENIKNDDEGIVDFKLNKIDNDKNIYNIKIYIESLQDDTISKISNIFEENVLLDIIPYENMLDIYVYGKNQLEILDKITNIDNSEIFLVLSKNINNRETKGIAINGVNKENVDKIRKVISVTLLDKKIVDILYHEPIDFVGKQFLEYLKEKYNIENGLYTV